A DNA window from Molothrus ater isolate BHLD 08-10-18 breed brown headed cowbird chromosome 2, BPBGC_Mater_1.1, whole genome shotgun sequence contains the following coding sequences:
- the WDR3 gene encoding WD repeat-containing protein 3, whose product MGLTRQYLRYEPAALFGLVASARAGVAFVALRGERGRYVAVPACEHVFVWDTRKGEKVLILKGLKQQVSCLCPSPDGLHLAVGYEDGAIRVFNLLSGESAITFNGHRAAVTALQYDHLGGRLVSGSKDTEVIVWDVINESGLYRLRGHKDVITQVLFLKEKNLLVTCAKDTLVKWWDLDTQHCFKTLVGHRAEVWGMALLSQEKRLITGSADSELRVWDLTYIQEVKDPDEPESKKSKGSSSPGAEEKTEEDETLELDEHPEERIVKCSKAGSIMREGRDRVVTLGTERMGKFLACHGTDAVLEVFSVLSEEEIQKKLEKKMKKARKKAKQSSEEEPERSVQLSLQEEIQRVTTVKASSKIKSFDLILSPKGELKMVLLLQNNVIELYNLDLSAQVAQAVRVSRITIGGHRSDVRTLAFSSDNIAILSAAAESVKIWNRSTLQCIRTMECEYALCSLFVPGDRQVILGTKTGKLQLYDLASGSLIETLDAHDGAVWSIALSPDQHGFVTGGADKCVKFWEFELVKDESSVQKRLSMKHVRVLQLDEDVLCVRYSPNQKLLAVSLLDCTVKVFYVDTLKFFLSLYGHKLPVLCMDICYDGTLIATGSADRNVKIWGLDFGDCHRSLFAHDDSVMYLQFVPKSHLFFTAGKDNKIKQWDADKFEHIQTLEGHHQEVWCLALSPNGDYVVSASHDKSLRLWERTREPLILEEEREMQREAEYEESVAKEEQPVVAGERQGETGLAGKKTIETIKAAERIMEAIELYREETAKLKEHNAICKAAGKEVPFPVNPILRAYGNITPSAYVLEVFKKVKSSELEESLLVLPFSYVPDLLRLFNEYIQQGSDVELLCRALLFLLKIHFGQITSNQMLVTVIENLKKTTISRVSEARDVLGFNMAGLQFLKREIEAKEEVTFFADATERFEEKKRKRKKKEKMVLAVL is encoded by the exons ATGGGCCTGACGCGGCAGTACCTGCGCTACGAGCCCGCCGCGCTCTTCGGGCTGGTGGCCAGCGCCAGGGCCGGCGTGGCCTTCGTGGCGCTGCGCGGAGAGCGGGGCCGCTACGTGGCCGTGCCGGCTTGCGAGCACGTGTTCGTATGGGAcacaaggaaaggagagaag GTTCTTATCCTTAAGGGTCTCAAGCAGCAAGTCAGTTgcctctgcccctctccagATGGGTTGCACCTGGCTGTTGGGTATGAAGATGGAGCAATCCGTGTCTTCAACCTCCTAAGTGGAGAATCAGCTATCACTTTCAacgggcacagggctgcagttACAGCCCTGCAGTACGACCACCTGGGTGGCAGGCTGGTGTCTGGCTCAAAG GATACAGAAGTCATCGTGTGGGATGTCATCAATGAGAGTGGCCTGTACCGCCTGAGGGGACACAAGGATGTCATCACTCAAGTCCTCTTCTTGAAGGAGAAGAACTTGTTGGTCACTTG TGCCAAAGACACACTGGTGAAATGGTGGGATCtggacacccagcactgcttCAAAACTCTGGTTGGACACCGAGCTGAG GTCTGGGGCATGGCTTTGCTGTCCCAAGAGAAGCGTCTGATCACTGGGAGCGCTGACAGTGAGCTGAGGGTGTGGGATCTCACCTACATCCAGGAG GTAAAAGATCCTGATGAACCAGAATCCAAAAAGAGCAAAGGGTCATCTTCACCTGGAGCGGAAGAAAAAACTGAAGAGGATGAGACCTTAGAGCTGGATGAGCATCCTGAGGAA CGCATTGTGAAGTGCAGCAAGGCTGGATCCATCATGCGGGAAGGGAGGGACCGAGTGGTGACTCTTGGCACAGAGCGGATGGGCAAGTTTTTGGCCTGCCAT GGAACAGATGCTGTTCTGGAAGTGTTCTCTGTCCTTTCTGAAGAGGAAATCCaaaagaaattggaaaaaaaaatgaagaaagcaaggaaaaaagccaa ACAGAGCTCTGAAGAGGAGCCTGAAAGGAGTGTGCAGCTGAGCCTGCAGGAAGAGATTCAGCGGGTCACTACCGTCAAAGCTTCTTCTAAAATCAA GTCATTTGACTTGATTCTCTCTCCAAAAGGAGAGCTGAAGATGGTACTGCTGCTCCAGAACAATGTCATTGAATTGTACAACCTGGACCTGTCAGCACAAGTGGCCCAGGCTGTCCGTGTGTCGAGGATAACCATTGGAGGCCACCGCAGTGATGTCAGGACGTTGGCTTTTAGCTCTGACAACATTGCCAttctctcagcagctgcagagtcCGTGAAGATTTGGAACAG GTCGACGTTGCAGTGCATCCGGACGATGGAGTGTGAGTACGCGCTCTGCTCGCTCTTTGTCCCTGGGGATCGGCAGGTCATCCTTGGGACCAAG acagggaagctgcagctgtaTGACCTGGCTTCTGGCAGTCTGATAGAGACACTTGATGCTCACGATGGGGCAGTGTGGTCTATTGCTCTTTCACCAGACCAG CATGGCTTTGTGACAGGAGGCGCTGATAAATGTGTCAAGTTCTGGGAGTTTGAGCTTGTGAAGGATGAGAGCAGTGTTCAGAAAAG GCTTTCCATGAAGCACGTGCGCGTTTTGCAGCTGGATGAGGACGTGCTCTGTGTGCGCTACAGCCCCAACCAGAAGCTGTTGGCTGTCTCCCTGCTCGACTGCACCGTCAAGGTTTTCTACGTTGACACACTCAAG tttttcctttctctgtatGGACACaagctgccagtgctgtgtATGGACATCTGCTAT GATGGGACTCTAATTGCAACTGGCTCTGCTGACAGGAATGTGAAGATTTGGGGCTTGGATTTTGGGGACTGTCACCGTTCTCTCTTTGCCCATGATGACAG cgTGATGTATCTGCAGTTTGTGCCCAAATCCCATCTCTTCTTCACAGCTGGAAAGGACAACAAGATTAAGCAGTGGGATGCAGATAAATTTGAGCATATCCAAACACTGGAG GGGCATCACCAGGAGGTTTGGTGTTTGGCACTCAGTCCCAATGGAGACTATGTGGTGTCAGCATCCCATGACAAGTCCCTGCGCCTCTGGGAAAGGACAAGGGAACCACTGATTctggaagaggagagggagatg CAACGAGAAGCTGAATATGAAGAGAGTGTGGCAAAGGAAGAGCAGCCTGTG gTGGCTGGAGAGAGGCAAGGAgagacagggctggcaggaaaGAAGACCATTGAAACCATCAAAGCG gctgAGAGGATCATGGAAGCTATTGAGCTGTACAGAGAAGAGACTGCAAAACTAAAGGAGCACAATGCCATAtgcaaagctgcaggaaaagag GTTCCCTTCCCTGTCAATCCCATTCTCCGTGCCTATGGAAATATTACA CCTTCTGCCTACGTGCTGGAAGTTTTCAAGAAGGTCAAGTCGAG TGAGCTGGAAGAGtctctcctggtgctgcctttCTCCTATGTCCCTGACCTGCTCAGACTTTTCAATGAATATATTCAGCAGGGCTCAGATGTTGAGCTTCTGTGCCGagctctcctcttcctgctcaA GATACATTTTGGGCAGATCACAAGCAACCAGATGTTGGTGACAGTGAtagaaaatctgaagaaaacCACCATCTCCAGAGTCAGTGAGGCCCGG gatgtgctgggatTCAACATGGCAGGGCTTCAGTTCCTGAAGAGGGAGATTGAGGCCAAGGAGGAGGTGACATTTTTTGCTGATGCTACTGAACGTTTtgaggagaagaagagaaaaaggaagaagaaagaaaagatggtTCTTGCAGTGCTCTAG